The Burkholderiales bacterium JOSHI_001 genomic sequence ATGAAGGTCTTGACGATGCGGTCTTCCAGGGAATGGAAGCTGATGACCACCAGTCGCCCCTGCGGTGCCAGAACCTCGAGCGCGGCCGCTAGCCCCTGCCCGAGGTCCTCGAGTTCAGCGTTGACGAGAATCCGAAGAGCTTGAAATGTGCGCGTCGCAGGGTTCTGGCCCGGCTCTCGGGTTTTGACCGCACCAGCCACGACTTCGGAAAGTTCGGCGGTGCTTCGAACAGCACGCCCGCTTTCCCGGCGAGCAACAAGCGCCTTTGCAATCGGTACAGCAAACCGTTCTTCCCCATGGTCGCGGATCACCTCTGCGATGCGCTTTTCATCGGCGCGGGCCAGAAAGTCCGCGGCCGTTTCGCCGCGGGTCGTGTCCATGCGCATGTCCAGCGGCGCGTCGTAGCGGAAGCTGAACCCGCGCTCGGGGTTGTCGATCTGCGGCGAGCTCACGCCCAGGTCCAGCAGCACGCCCTGCACCTGGGCCACGCCGCGCTCGGCCAGCGCCGTGCGCATGTCCGCAAAGCTGGCGTGCACGATGGCAAAGCGCGGGTCGTTGATGGCGTCGGGCCCCTGCGTGGCCGCGGCAATGGCGTCGGGGTCCTTGTCGAAGGCGATCAGCCGGCCGACCGGCGACAGCCGCGCCAGCAGCGCACGCGCATGGCCGCCGCGGCCGAAGGTGCCGTCCACGTACACACCGTCCGGCTGCGTGGCGATCGCTTCGATCGCTTCGTTCAGCAGGACGGTGGTGTGTTGCCATGTGCCTGTTGTGCCCGTCATCAGAAGACGAAGTTCTTGATGGCTTCGGGCATGGGCTGGGTCTTCACCACCGCCACATGGGCGGCGTGGCGCGCCGCGTCCCACAACTCGAGCCGGGCGCCGGTGCCGATGAGCATGACGTCGCGCACCAGGCCGGCCTCGGTGCGCAATTCGGGCGACACGTGCAGGCGGCCGGCGGAGTCGATGTCCACGTCCACCGCGGTGCCGATGAACATGCGGCGCCACGCGTCGGCTTCCATGGGCAGGGTGAGCAGCCGGTCGCGGAAGCTTTCCCAGGCCGGGCGGGGCAGCACCATCAGGTAGCCCTCGGGGTGCGCGCACAGGGTCAGTTCGCCGTTGCAGGCAGTGACCAAGGCGTCCTTGTGCCGCGACGGGACGTTGAGTCGCCCCTTCGCATCCAGCGTCAGCGCCGAAGCCCCCTGAAACACCAAACCCGCCACTTTTTTCCACCGTTCGCCACTATTCAACACTATAGCCGGCGCACAGGGGGCGGGTCAACGGTCAGGCTTCGAAAAATCCAATCAAATCAAGCACTTAGTAACGACTGTTCGAATTCACAGGATACCAGGAAAAATGACTTAAAAATTAAGGACTTGCGGCGGAAAGTGAAAGTTCAAAGTGAGTTTCGCAGGGTGAAGCCTCGGCGCGAGGCGGTCGGTGGCCCCCGGATAGGCGTTCTCGACATCAGGACGCCTGAATTGTGTGCCAAGCTCTGCCCCGGCCGAGTTTTCGGCCCCATTCCGCCTTTTCCATGGAGAAGCCGCTCATGGCGCGACACCGCCTCCTCGTCACCCTGTGCGTCGCCCTGTGGGCCGGCGCGGCCCTGCGGCCGGCCCAGGCGGCCGACGACCCCAGCCCGGCCGGGCGCCCGCGCACCGACCAGTTGGTGGCGGCACGCAAGCTGGTGGCGGCCAAGCAATGGCCGCAGGCCCTGGACGAGTTGAAGCGCAACACCGACGCCGGCAACGCCGACTGGAACAACCTGATGGGCTTCGTGTTGCGCAAGAACACGCCACCCGACCTGGCACGGGCCGAAGTGCACTACGACGCCGCGCTGCGGCTGGAGCCTTTGCACCGCGGCGCACTGGAGTATTCGGGCGAGCTGTACCTGCTGCGCGGCGACCTGGCGCGCGCTGAAAAGCGACTGCGCGAGCTGGAAACCGCCTGCCCGCAGGGCTGCCGAGAACACGGCGACCTGCAGGAGGCCGTCGACCGCTACAAGGCCGGGAAACGTTAGCCCCCAGGCCGACGAAATACGTCGTCCGCCCCCCCGAGGGGGATGGGTCAACTTGGGGCGGCCCGGCGTTGACCCATCCGCGCTGACACCGTCCAGGGGCCAACGCTAGGCCAGGCCCAGCAAGCGCTTGGCGTTTTCCTTCAGGATCAGCGGCTTCACCTTGTCCTTGAATCCGGCATCGTCGAAATCGGCCATCCAGCGCTCGGGCGTGATCAAGGGGTAGTCGCTGCCAAAGAGCATGCGGTCCTTCAGCAGCGTGTTGGCGTACTGCACCAGTTGCGCCGGGAAGTACTTGGGGCTCCAGCCGGAGAGATCAATCCACACATTGGGCTTGTGCAGCGCCAGGCTCAGCGCCTCGTCCTGCCAGGGCCAGCTGGGGTGGGCGATGACGATCTGGATGTCGGGGAAGTCAATCGCCACGTCCTCCAGCAGCATGGGGTTGCTGTTCTGCAGCCGCAGGCCTCCACCGCAACGCATGCCGCTGCCGATGCCCGAATGCCCGCTGTGGAAGATGGCCGGCAGCTTGTGCTCGGCAATCACTTCATACAGCGGCCAGGCCATCTTGTCGTAGGGCAGGAAGCCCTGCACCGTGGGGTGGAACTTGAAGCCCTTCACACCGTGCTCTTCAATAAGCCGGCGCGCTTCGCGTGCGCCCATCTTGCCCTTGTGCGGGTCGATGCTGGCGAACGCGATCATCATGTCGGCGTTCTTCTGCGCCGCTTCGCAGATTTCTTCGTTCGGAATGCGGCGCCGTCCCAGCTGGCTTTCGCTGTCCACGGTGAACATCACCAGGCCGATTTTCTTCTCGCGGTAGTAGGCCACCGTCTCGTCGATGGTGGGCCGGCGGTTGCTGCCGAAGTACTTGTCGGCCGCGCGGTCGTATTCTTCGCCGTAGGGGTCGAAGGGGTTGCGGCAGCTCACCTCGGCATGGGTGTGGATGTCAATGGCGATCAGGTCCTGGGCGTTCATGCGCGTCGCTCCATGGGTTCATCGGGTTCATCAGTACACGGACGATCCTAACCCAGGCTGTCAGCGCTGGGGAGGTTCACTGCGGTTCATGCTGGCAAACTGCGCCAACGCCACCCCGGCCAGCGTGAGTGCGGCGCCGCCCAGCTTCACCAGCGTGAAGCGCTCGCCGGTGGCCCACCAGGCCACCACGCCAGCCACCAGGGGCATCAGGTACTGCAGCGGCGCGGTGCGGGCGATGCCGCGGCGTTCGTTCACCCAGCCCCACACCAGCCAGCCCAGGAAGGCCGACACCAGCGCCGCCCACAGCAACAGGCCCCAATGCTTCCACTCCATCTGGGCCCAGGGCGCCACCAGCGCCGCGGGTGTCATGGCCAGCACGACGGGCACGCTGCCGGCCAGGGTGGCGTAGGCCATCACCGCCACGCCGCCGTGCTTCAGGATCAGCGGCTTGGTCATCACGGTGTAGTAGCTGAAGATGGCCGCGGCGGTCAGCATCATCAGGTCGCCGCCGGTGGCGGCCCATTGCCGGCCCAGCAGCTTGTCCGACAGGAACACCAGCACCCCGCCGCAGGCCATCGCCACGCCCAGCACCTGGCCGCGCGACAGCCGTTCCAGACCGGCGTGGTGCAGGATCAGCAGCGTGAACACCGGCCCGCAGGCCATGATCAGCGCACTGGAAAAGGCGGTGGACCAGTGGATGCCGAAAGTCACCATGGTGACGTGCACCGAGTGCGCCAGGAAACCCAGGCCGGCCAGGCGAATCATGTCCTCGCGCGGCAGCCAGCGCCAGCGCCCACCGTTCAGGTGCAGCAGCAGCAGGGCCGCGCAGGCCGGCATCAGCAGGTAGCGCGCGAACAGGAATGCGCCAGGCGGCAGCAGCCCGAACAAGGCCTTCTGCACCGCAAAGTTGGCACCCCACACAGCCACCACCAGTAGGCCGGCCGCCAGCGCCAGCGGCTGGCCGTCGGAAGCCGGAACCGGCGCGGCCGTGCTGGAAGTGGGGGTGGGCAGGGACGACATGGGCCAGCCTGGGAGTGTGCCCCATGGCCAACCGAGGCCGTTTCGGCCGGTGCCGTGTCGCGGTGGTGCCGCGCCAAAATCCCCGCCCGTGAGCCGACAGGGTAAGCTGCCGCCGCGTGATTCATCTGCTGAACTTACTGGCCGCGATCGCCCTGCTGGTGTGGGGCACGCACATCGTGCGCACCGGCATGCTGCGGGTGCTGGGCGAAAACCTGCGCCACGTGCTGCAGCGCAGTTTCGGCAGCCGCCCGCGGGCACTGGCTGCGGGCCTGGGCGTGACCAGCCTGGTGCAGTCCAGCACGGCCACCTGCCTGATCGTTGCCAGTTTCGTCGGCCAGGGCCTGGTGGCCACCGGCCCGGCGCTGGCGGTGATGCTGGGGGCCGACGTGGGCACCGCGCTGATGGCGGTGGTGTTCTCTTTCGACCTGAGCTGGCTGTCGCCGCTGCTGATCTTCGTAGGCGTGGTGCTGTTCATCTCACGCCAGAACAGCGGCGGCGGGCGCATCGGCCGGGTGCTGATCGGCCTGGGGCTGATCACCCTGGCGCTGCAGCTCATCGTGGCGGCCACCCGGCCCATGACCGAAAGCCCGGCGGTGCGCGCCCTGCTGGTGGCCCTGCCCAGCGAGGTGCTGCTGGACATCCTGGTGGGCGCGGTGTTGTCGGTGCTGTCCTATTCCAGCCTGGCCATCGTGTTGCTGACCGCCGCGCTGGCGTCCGAAGGCATCCTGCCCACGCAGGTGGCGCTGGGGCTGGTGCTGGGCGCCAACCTGGGCAGCGGCCTGCTGGCCATGCTGGCCACGGCGGGCGCCGGGCCGGAAGTTCGGCGGCTGCCGGTGGGCAACCTGATCTTCAAGCTGGTGGGCATCAGCCTGGCCATTCCACTGCTGGGCCAGGCGCACATCGGGCTGCAGCAGTGGGTGGGCGCGGTGCACCAGCAGGTGGTGGTGTTCCACCTGGCCTTCAACGCAGCGCTGGCACTGCTGTTCATCATGTTCACCGGCGTGGTGGGGGCCTGGGTGGACCAACTGCTGCCCACGCCCGCCAAGCCGAACCACGGCGGGCGCAGCAGCCACCTGGACCCGGTGGCGCTGGCCACGCCATCGCTGGCCATCAGTTGCGCCGCGCGTGAAGCGCTGCACCAGGCCGACGTGGTGGAAACCATGCTGCGCGGCATCCTGCCGGTGCTGCGCGACAACGACCTGGTGCTGGCCGAACGCCTGCGCCAGATGGACGACACGGTGGACCACCTGTACAGCAGCATCAAGTTCTACCTGACGCAGATCTCGCGCGAAGCGCTGAGCGA encodes the following:
- a CDS encoding S-adenosyl-methyltransferase MraW (PFAM: MraW methylase family~TIGRFAM: S-adenosyl-methyltransferase MraW), which gives rise to MTGTTGTWQHTTVLLNEAIEAIATQPDGVYVDGTFGRGGHARALLARLSPVGRLIAFDKDPDAIAAATQGPDAINDPRFAIVHASFADMRTALAERGVAQVQGVLLDLGVSSPQIDNPERGFSFRYDAPLDMRMDTTRGETAADFLARADEKRIAEVIRDHGEERFAVPIAKALVARRESGRAVRSTAELSEVVAGAVKTREPGQNPATRTFQALRILVNAELEDLGQGLAAALEVLAPQGRLVVISFHSLEDRIVKTFIARESRSEVDRRAPFAPPKPTRLVSVARVKPSYTEVLANPRARSAILRVAERTEVA
- a CDS encoding hypothetical protein (PFAM: MraZ protein~TIGRFAM: mraZ protein); protein product: MAGLVFQGASALTLDAKGRLNVPSRHKDALVTACNGELTLCAHPEGYLMVLPRPAWESFRDRLLTLPMEADAWRRMFIGTAVDVDIDSAGRLHVSPELRTEAGLVRDVMLIGTGARLELWDAARHAAHVAVVKTQPMPEAIKNFVF
- a CDS encoding putative TIM-barrel fold metal-dependent hydrolase (PFAM: Amidohydrolase) is translated as MNAQDLIAIDIHTHAEVSCRNPFDPYGEEYDRAADKYFGSNRRPTIDETVAYYREKKIGLVMFTVDSESQLGRRRIPNEEICEAAQKNADMMIAFASIDPHKGKMGAREARRLIEEHGVKGFKFHPTVQGFLPYDKMAWPLYEVIAEHKLPAIFHSGHSGIGSGMRCGGGLRLQNSNPMLLEDVAIDFPDIQIVIAHPSWPWQDEALSLALHKPNVWIDLSGWSPKYFPAQLVQYANTLLKDRMLFGSDYPLITPERWMADFDDAGFKDKVKPLILKENAKRLLGLA
- a CDS encoding DMT(drug/metabolite transporter) superfamily permease (PFAM: EamA-like transporter family), which translates into the protein MSSLPTPTSSTAAPVPASDGQPLALAAGLLVVAVWGANFAVQKALFGLLPPGAFLFARYLLMPACAALLLLHLNGGRWRWLPREDMIRLAGLGFLAHSVHVTMVTFGIHWSTAFSSALIMACGPVFTLLILHHAGLERLSRGQVLGVAMACGGVLVFLSDKLLGRQWAATGGDLMMLTAAAIFSYYTVMTKPLILKHGGVAVMAYATLAGSVPVVLAMTPAALVAPWAQMEWKHWGLLLWAALVSAFLGWLVWGWVNERRGIARTAPLQYLMPLVAGVVAWWATGERFTLVKLGGAALTLAGVALAQFASMNRSEPPQR
- a CDS encoding Na/Pi-cotransporter (PFAM: PhoU domain; Na+/Pi-cotransporter~TIGRFAM: Na/Pi-cotransporter; Phosphate:Na+ Symporter (PNaS) Family); its protein translation is MIHLLNLLAAIALLVWGTHIVRTGMLRVLGENLRHVLQRSFGSRPRALAAGLGVTSLVQSSTATCLIVASFVGQGLVATGPALAVMLGADVGTALMAVVFSFDLSWLSPLLIFVGVVLFISRQNSGGGRIGRVLIGLGLITLALQLIVAATRPMTESPAVRALLVALPSEVLLDILVGAVLSVLSYSSLAIVLLTAALASEGILPTQVALGLVLGANLGSGLLAMLATAGAGPEVRRLPVGNLIFKLVGISLAIPLLGQAHIGLQQWVGAVHQQVVVFHLAFNAALALLFIMFTGVVGAWVDQLLPTPAKPNHGGRSSHLDPVALATPSLAISCAAREALHQADVVETMLRGILPVLRDNDLVLAERLRQMDDTVDHLYSSIKFYLTQISREALSERESRRWTDIVSFTINMEHIGDGIERVLIDIEDKKIRKSRSFSEAGMAEVVHLHERLLANLRLGMSVFLDGHARDAQKLLEEKARFRDLEHEYAANHITRLQDNSAQSIETSALHLDLLSELKRINSHICSIAYPILESKGALAATRLRQSQLGELDEGGERPRGSAPW